A single Vulcanisaeta distributa DSM 14429 DNA region contains:
- a CDS encoding aspartyl protease family protein, translating into MGLVYVDAVVKHGDKSVPVKLLVDSGAVYTVLRRDVWEYLGLKPMQEMEFVLADGTVIRRWVSEAVIELRGYGERHTPVVLGETEDENLLGTVTLEIFGLVLDPFRRELRPARMLMK; encoded by the coding sequence ATGGGCTTGGTATATGTTGATGCCGTGGTTAAGCATGGGGATAAGTCCGTACCGGTTAAGCTACTTGTCGACTCGGGCGCGGTGTATACCGTTTTAAGGAGGGATGTTTGGGAGTACCTTGGACTTAAGCCCATGCAGGAGATGGAGTTCGTCCTTGCCGATGGTACGGTGATTAGGCGGTGGGTCTCGGAAGCCGTGATTGAGCTGAGGGGTTACGGTGAGAGACACACGCCGGTTGTACTCGGTGAGACAGAGGATGAGAACCTACTCGGTACAGTCACGCTCGAGATATTCGGGCTAGTCCTTGATCCATTCAGGAGGGAGTTACGCCCCGCCAGGATGCTAATGAAGTGA
- the mqnC gene encoding cyclic dehypoxanthinyl futalosine synthase, whose protein sequence is MRNDVANNWSPVVEKAVYEERLDPHDIEELFRADLWELGSAAEYLTRKYFGNVVTFIPNMILNYTNVCVIACRFCAFYRLPGHPEAYTLSVEEAVRRVAAIDREFGIRQVLVQGGINPELDIEYYEGLFKALKAKLPHVAIHGLSPIEVDYLARKHRMSYAEVLDRLRGAGMDTLAGGGGEILVDRVRRAIAPHKIDADTWLNIMETAHRMGIMSNATMMYGHVETMSDWAEHLYRIIELQRRTHGFLSFTAWNFEPGNSELTREVPYPLTSATLLRVVAVARLVFKNELPNIQSSWLTNGLEVAQLALKFGANDFGGTLYEERVIPATGLKMPILTRDTLINLIKGLGLTPAERDNWYRVIKVYN, encoded by the coding sequence ATGCGTAATGACGTGGCCAATAATTGGAGTCCTGTTGTTGAGAAGGCCGTTTATGAAGAGCGGTTAGATCCGCACGATATTGAGGAGTTGTTTAGGGCCGATTTATGGGAGCTCGGATCCGCCGCCGAGTACCTGACCAGGAAGTACTTTGGTAATGTAGTCACCTTCATACCAAACATGATACTTAACTACACGAATGTGTGCGTAATAGCCTGCAGGTTCTGCGCCTTTTATAGACTGCCTGGACACCCGGAGGCCTATACATTGAGTGTTGAGGAGGCTGTGCGTAGGGTTGCGGCCATTGATAGGGAGTTCGGTATTAGGCAGGTCCTGGTCCAGGGAGGTATAAACCCCGAGCTGGATATTGAGTATTACGAGGGGTTATTCAAGGCATTAAAGGCTAAGTTGCCTCATGTCGCTATTCACGGGTTAAGCCCAATAGAGGTTGATTACCTGGCCAGGAAGCATAGGATGAGTTATGCGGAGGTCCTTGATAGGCTTAGGGGCGCTGGCATGGATACGCTGGCCGGCGGTGGTGGTGAGATACTCGTTGATAGGGTGAGGAGGGCCATAGCGCCGCACAAGATAGATGCGGACACCTGGCTAAACATAATGGAGACGGCGCATAGGATGGGCATAATGAGCAATGCGACCATGATGTACGGCCACGTGGAGACCATGAGCGACTGGGCTGAGCACCTATATAGGATAATTGAGCTTCAGAGGAGGACTCACGGATTCCTGTCATTCACCGCCTGGAACTTCGAGCCAGGCAATAGCGAGTTGACCAGGGAGGTCCCGTACCCACTGACCTCAGCCACACTCTTGAGGGTAGTTGCCGTGGCCAGGCTCGTGTTTAAGAACGAGTTGCCCAATATACAGTCGAGTTGGTTAACAAATGGGCTAGAGGTTGCGCAATTGGCCCTTAAGTTCGGCGCCAATGACTTCGGCGGCACACTCTATGAGGAGAGGGTTATACCAGCCACGGGACTTAAGATGCCCATACTCACCAGAGATACCCTCATTAATTTAATTAAGGGCTTAGGTTTAACACCTGCGGAGAGGGATAATTGGTACAGGGTCATTAAGGTTTATAATTAA
- a CDS encoding Rieske (2Fe-2S) protein — MWRRVSILVKVFERRNSVITWVDNKPILVVKYGDNYYGMLAICAHMGCALLTDVNGYVATCPAHLAKYDVRTGEMIEKPQVRPDVKCEYADVKAPLPTYKVRVTQDGFLEIDV, encoded by the coding sequence ATGTGGAGGAGGGTATCCATACTGGTTAAGGTCTTTGAAAGGAGGAACTCCGTGATCACCTGGGTTGATAACAAGCCAATACTCGTGGTTAAGTACGGTGACAATTACTACGGAATGCTCGCCATATGCGCCCACATGGGGTGCGCCCTATTGACGGATGTCAATGGTTACGTAGCCACATGCCCAGCACACCTGGCTAAGTATGATGTTAGGACCGGCGAGATGATAGAGAAGCCGCAGGTCAGGCCTGACGTGAAGTGTGAGTATGCCGATGTAAAGGCGCCATTACCAACGTATAAGGTCAGGGTTACCCAAGATGGATTTCTCGAAATCGACGTCTAA
- a CDS encoding FGGY family carbohydrate kinase: MSLGVIDVGTTNIKLIIYDEELNQRYSETVNVPMAFPGNYRVEQDANALRSAFNHLVSTARDRGVKYLGISTYRASVLAWDRSGNPLINIITWLDRRGLEIVNKFPYSIMRHLPLLSSILIPTSPVVQILWLLRNRRGLIERVRRGEVFIGTLSSYLAYIIGNRYVNDASNEALTGLWHPGNFRRIDAVYELLGIPREVGPDVVDNIHEFGEVNGMRVGVLIADQQAAMVGEGCLSIGCGKVTNGTGSFVDAVTDKFRLAGGGLLPLLILKYGNTVYYGIEGFLPATGSVIDWLIKLGLLSSPQELDGLVNVDTQGIVVVPALAGVNVPPRPCARGLIDGLTLNTTRESFVRAVIEGIVQLIGLIFDKIRNYSRVNVVRVDGGLSRSVLFLKLLATALDTAVERQRDVEATARGVAALLKVFRGDWSLNDIIKGAHVNVELRIKPGEEKLSLSRDVVRRIVEGMRCRM; encoded by the coding sequence TTGAGCAGGATGCAAACGCACTTAGGTCTGCCTTCAATCACTTAGTTAGCACGGCTAGGGACAGGGGCGTTAAGTACCTAGGCATCTCAACCTATAGGGCATCAGTACTTGCGTGGGATAGGTCTGGTAATCCACTAATAAACATAATCACGTGGTTGGATAGGAGGGGTCTGGAAATCGTTAATAAGTTCCCATACTCAATCATGAGACATTTACCATTACTGAGCAGCATCTTAATACCGACATCACCAGTAGTACAAATACTCTGGCTATTAAGGAATAGGCGGGGCTTAATTGAACGTGTAAGGAGGGGGGAGGTCTTCATTGGTACGTTAAGTTCGTACTTAGCATACATAATTGGTAATAGGTATGTTAATGATGCCAGTAATGAGGCGTTAACTGGACTGTGGCATCCAGGTAATTTTAGGAGGATTGATGCGGTATATGAATTATTGGGAATACCTAGGGAGGTGGGGCCTGATGTTGTTGATAACATTCATGAGTTCGGTGAGGTTAATGGAATGAGGGTTGGGGTCTTAATAGCTGATCAACAGGCAGCGATGGTTGGTGAGGGCTGCCTAAGCATTGGTTGTGGTAAGGTCACTAACGGTACTGGCTCCTTCGTGGATGCAGTCACTGATAAGTTTAGGCTCGCTGGCGGTGGTTTACTACCACTCCTCATACTTAAGTACGGTAACACGGTGTATTACGGAATTGAGGGCTTCCTGCCGGCGACTGGTTCAGTAATTGATTGGTTAATTAAGCTTGGGTTACTATCTTCACCGCAGGAGTTAGATGGTTTAGTCAATGTTGATACTCAGGGCATAGTGGTTGTACCGGCGTTGGCAGGTGTTAATGTACCACCAAGGCCATGCGCCAGGGGCTTAATTGATGGCCTGACACTTAATACCACGAGGGAGTCCTTCGTGAGAGCAGTTATTGAGGGTATCGTTCAATTAATAGGCCTTATTTTCGACAAAATTAGGAATTACTCAAGGGTTAATGTCGTTAGGGTTGACGGTGGTTTATCAAGGAGCGTATTATTCCTTAAGTTATTGGCTACGGCATTGGATACCGCCGTTGAGAGGCAGAGGGATGTGGAGGCAACGGCTAGGGGTGTTGCGGCATTATTGAAGGTTTTTAGGGGTGATTGGTCATTAAACGACATTATTAAGGGGGCCCACGTTAATGTGGAGTTACGTATTAAGCCTGGTGAGGAGAAACTATCATTAAGTAGGGATGTTGTTAGGAGGATTGTTGAGGGGATGAGATGCAGAATGTGA
- a CDS encoding PaaI family thioesterase, which produces MSAWDELIKGVGSISSIKELFLKARSAGFNVAELMNNYLRSEPLFNFIGLEFVEIGDGFVRAVFPYKREILRKGGMVHGGVVMTVIDTVLGTAVMTVNDGVDQYTAELKVHFLEPLVNGPFTVEGRVIRAGRHLAVAEAHVYDANKKLCAVGIGTWFMVKNSGQRGDNRNS; this is translated from the coding sequence GTGTCGGCATGGGATGAGTTAATAAAGGGCGTCGGTTCAATAAGTAGCATTAAGGAGTTATTTCTTAAGGCCAGGTCCGCCGGTTTTAATGTTGCTGAGTTAATGAATAACTACCTACGTAGTGAACCATTATTTAACTTCATTGGTCTTGAGTTTGTTGAGATTGGTGATGGTTTTGTTAGGGCTGTTTTTCCCTATAAGCGTGAGATTCTTAGGAAGGGTGGTATGGTTCATGGCGGCGTTGTTATGACAGTTATTGATACGGTGCTCGGTACAGCGGTCATGACGGTTAATGATGGTGTTGATCAATACACGGCCGAGTTAAAGGTGCACTTCCTGGAACCGCTGGTAAACGGCCCATTCACCGTGGAGGGTAGGGTGATAAGGGCTGGTAGGCACCTAGCCGTTGCCGAGGCCCACGTATACGACGCAAACAAAAAACTATGCGCAGTGGGAATAGGGACATGGTTCATGGTGAAGAATAGTGGGCAGAGGGGTGATAATCGTAACTCCTAA
- a CDS encoding 50S ribosomal protein L5, with protein sequence MPAIDLTQIDLKSLTPDQVDWRKFVLPADHPMRVIRIEKVVANIGVGQSGERLEKAAKVLEELTMQKPSYRLAKKSIKDWNIRKGEPIGVAVTLRRNKAVWFLLRTLAAVDFTLRESSFDDWGNVAFGIREHIMIPGTKYDPAVGVWGLNVATVLARPGLRVMYRRRARHDVGREQRVSKAEAMKFFQEVLGVKIIK encoded by the coding sequence ATGCCTGCAATAGACCTAACACAGATTGATCTAAAGTCATTAACACCGGACCAGGTGGATTGGAGGAAGTTCGTATTACCCGCGGACCATCCAATGAGGGTCATTAGGATTGAGAAGGTGGTCGCCAATATAGGCGTTGGGCAGAGTGGTGAGAGGCTCGAGAAGGCCGCCAAGGTCCTTGAGGAATTAACAATGCAGAAGCCAAGCTATAGGCTTGCCAAGAAGTCAATTAAGGACTGGAACATTAGGAAGGGTGAGCCGATAGGCGTCGCCGTAACACTAAGGAGAAACAAGGCCGTTTGGTTCCTACTGAGGACGCTGGCTGCGGTGGACTTCACACTGAGGGAGAGCTCATTCGATGACTGGGGCAACGTGGCCTTCGGAATTAGGGAGCACATAATGATACCAGGCACTAAGTACGACCCAGCGGTAGGCGTGTGGGGCCTAAACGTGGCGACCGTACTCGCAAGGCCAGGGTTAAGGGTCATGTACAGGAGGAGGGCTAGGCACGATGTCGGCAGAGAACAAAGGGTAAGTAAGGCTGAGGCAATGAAGTTCTTCCAGGAAGTACTCGGTGTAAAAATAATAAAGTGA
- a CDS encoding CaiB/BaiF CoA transferase family protein produces the protein MFRVLDLTRLYPGGVATRILADLGFEVIKVEDTESGDYLREISPTLFEWLNAGKRSIAINLKTEEGRDLFYRLVKRSHVVIEGFRPGVTRRLGIDYETLKGVNDRIVYCSINGYGENGPYSGLPNHDINTVGVAGLLDPDLFSDGMSRPLTVQVADVGSALLCVIGVLSLLLRGVGGRVEVSMMESALLFNALNMAMTYEGADPSLTGKYPFYNVYRCRDGYITIGAIETKFWQGLCRALNREDLINRQFDKGAINELSKELSKYTVAEALELLWRHDVPAAPVNSIRNLGKDPQLIARGFNEKDFLNPLRINDARPKTRGSAPRLGENTVEILTELGLSRDEIEGLAKRGVVVRLDK, from the coding sequence ATGTTTAGGGTCCTAGACCTTACGAGGCTCTATCCTGGCGGTGTCGCCACTAGAATATTGGCCGACCTTGGTTTTGAAGTTATTAAGGTTGAGGATACGGAGTCCGGTGATTACCTAAGGGAAATATCGCCAACGCTCTTTGAATGGTTGAATGCCGGTAAGAGGAGTATTGCGATTAACCTAAAGACTGAGGAGGGTAGGGATTTGTTTTACAGGCTTGTTAAAAGGAGTCACGTTGTCATTGAGGGTTTTAGGCCGGGTGTTACGAGGAGGCTTGGTATTGACTATGAAACTCTTAAGGGCGTTAATGATAGGATCGTTTACTGCTCAATAAATGGCTATGGAGAGAACGGCCCATACTCGGGCCTCCCAAATCATGACATAAATACCGTGGGTGTCGCGGGTCTGCTTGACCCAGACTTATTCAGTGATGGTATGTCTAGGCCACTGACCGTGCAGGTCGCGGATGTCGGCTCAGCCCTACTATGCGTTATTGGCGTGTTAAGCCTATTACTGAGGGGTGTTGGTGGTAGGGTCGAGGTATCGATGATGGAATCCGCATTACTATTTAATGCACTAAACATGGCAATGACCTATGAAGGCGCTGACCCAAGCCTAACGGGTAAGTACCCATTCTACAACGTATATAGGTGCAGGGATGGTTACATAACCATTGGTGCCATAGAGACTAAGTTCTGGCAGGGATTATGCAGGGCATTAAATCGTGAAGATCTAATCAATAGGCAATTTGATAAAGGCGCCATAAATGAATTAAGCAAGGAGCTCAGTAAGTACACGGTTGCCGAAGCCCTCGAGTTACTTTGGCGTCACGACGTACCGGCAGCCCCCGTAAACTCAATAAGGAACCTCGGTAAGGACCCTCAATTGATTGCAAGGGGGTTCAATGAGAAGGACTTCCTAAACCCATTACGAATAAATGACGCTAGGCCGAAGACGCGGGGCAGCGCGCCGAGGCTTGGTGAGAATACTGTAGAGATTTTAACTGAGCTTGGACTGTCACGTGACGAGATAGAGGGATTAGCTAAACGAGGCGTAGTAGTCAGGTTAGATAAATAG
- a CDS encoding CofH family radical SAM protein codes for MCTIDDLRNAIINGITKSDAEKFMVECDFKDLARVANELTRKITGDTATVVNNVVINYSNICVAQCPICAFYRPRGHPEAYVRTPEEITKGVLEAKARFGVTELHINGGFNPDLGIEYFEEVFRSVKRAAPDVIIKGPTAAEIDFYARVWRMSTREVLERFKAAGLDVLSGGGAEILNEEVRRVITPYKFNAETWLRIQEEAHRVGLMSNATMLYGHIEKPNHIVEHVFAIKEVQERTHGILLFIPIKFVPWNTKLYRDGLVKGPAPAEYDVKVIAISRLILGDTIRRIGAYWVSTGKRLASTLLMAGANDLVGTMINEQVLRQAGSKESVTLGELAHIAREAGLRLFLRDTFHRIITEVGSA; via the coding sequence ATGTGTACAATAGATGATTTACGTAATGCCATAATCAACGGCATTACTAAATCTGATGCCGAAAAATTCATGGTAGAATGTGACTTTAAGGACTTAGCCCGTGTCGCGAATGAGCTTACGAGGAAGATAACCGGTGATACTGCGACCGTGGTTAACAACGTCGTGATTAACTACTCAAACATATGCGTGGCCCAGTGCCCAATATGCGCCTTCTACAGACCCAGGGGTCACCCAGAGGCCTATGTTAGAACCCCTGAGGAGATAACAAAGGGCGTGCTAGAGGCCAAGGCTCGCTTTGGCGTAACGGAGCTCCACATAAATGGCGGCTTCAACCCAGACCTAGGCATTGAGTATTTCGAGGAGGTGTTTAGGTCCGTTAAGAGGGCGGCTCCTGACGTAATTATTAAGGGGCCAACGGCCGCAGAAATAGACTTCTATGCCAGGGTTTGGAGGATGAGTACTAGGGAGGTGCTTGAGAGGTTCAAGGCGGCGGGACTTGACGTGCTCAGTGGGGGTGGTGCGGAGATACTTAATGAGGAGGTTAGGAGGGTGATAACTCCGTACAAGTTCAATGCAGAGACCTGGCTCAGGATTCAGGAGGAGGCCCACAGGGTTGGGCTTATGAGTAATGCCACGATGCTCTACGGCCACATCGAGAAACCAAACCACATTGTTGAACACGTCTTCGCGATTAAGGAGGTTCAGGAGAGGACTCATGGAATACTCCTCTTCATACCAATAAAATTCGTTCCCTGGAACACAAAATTGTATAGGGATGGTTTGGTTAAGGGGCCCGCGCCGGCGGAGTATGACGTGAAGGTCATAGCCATTTCAAGGCTAATACTCGGCGATACCATAAGAAGGATAGGCGCGTACTGGGTCTCAACGGGTAAGAGGTTGGCTTCGACATTACTAATGGCCGGCGCCAACGACCTAGTGGGTACAATGATAAATGAGCAAGTGCTCAGGCAGGCAGGTTCTAAGGAGTCCGTGACTCTTGGGGAATTGGCGCACATAGCCCGTGAGGCGGGTTTGAGGTTATTCCTTAGGGACACGTTCCATAGAATAATCACTGAGGTGGGTAGTGCCTAG
- a CDS encoding FAD-binding oxidoreductase yields the protein MQNVIERLINALGRDRVITSNDVLRKYSRDFWPLLMMREQVFNEELPMPLAVVVPESVNDVSLALRIINEGNDVVPVVVYGGGSSVTGASYGAGSIIIDMSKLNRVIDINTYDSLVTVEAGARLRDVETRLNEVGYSLRHIPQSFNYATIGGLIATMSSGQYSTLYGNIEDMVINLEVVLPNGEITWLRSNNVPRASTGPSLKYLFIGSEGMLGVITKAVLRIVPLPTSTIYGAYSFKTLEQGVEALRELMIKRVIPAIARLYDDNEAALRFSINEPLLIISFEGYYDDIVQALWRRADEIIKSHGGEYVGSKYFEDWLRTRFNVEEEIEMIKMYGLWFDTIEVSTIWSRVNQLYRDFRESLLRVNGVVGVMAHISHLYINGACIYFTVLFKPNVNTYWELWSRAMEVTLRNGGSISHHHGIGIVRSRWLGRELGNALNILRTIKTALDNKGVLNTKSNMFFTTER from the coding sequence ATGCAGAATGTGATTGAAAGGTTAATCAATGCACTGGGTCGTGATAGGGTGATAACGAGTAATGATGTTTTAAGGAAGTATTCCAGGGACTTTTGGCCCCTATTAATGATGCGTGAGCAGGTGTTTAACGAGGAATTACCAATGCCTCTCGCGGTTGTCGTGCCTGAGAGTGTAAATGATGTATCACTGGCCTTAAGGATAATTAATGAGGGTAATGACGTAGTGCCTGTGGTTGTTTATGGCGGCGGTTCAAGCGTTACGGGTGCCTCATACGGTGCCGGATCAATAATCATTGACATGTCTAAATTGAATAGGGTCATAGACATTAATACCTATGACTCGTTGGTAACCGTTGAGGCTGGTGCAAGGCTGAGGGATGTTGAGACTAGGCTAAATGAGGTGGGTTATAGCCTTAGGCATATTCCGCAATCATTCAATTACGCAACAATAGGAGGCCTAATAGCGACGATGAGCTCAGGTCAGTATAGCACATTGTATGGCAATATAGAGGACATGGTAATAAACCTGGAGGTCGTCCTACCCAATGGTGAAATAACCTGGTTAAGGAGTAATAACGTTCCACGTGCATCCACCGGTCCATCGCTTAAGTACCTATTTATTGGTTCGGAGGGCATGCTCGGCGTGATCACAAAGGCTGTGCTTAGGATCGTACCATTACCAACATCCACAATATACGGCGCATACTCATTTAAAACCCTTGAGCAGGGTGTGGAGGCCCTTAGGGAATTAATGATTAAGAGAGTTATTCCTGCCATTGCCAGGTTATACGATGATAATGAGGCGGCACTTAGGTTTAGCATTAACGAACCATTACTAATAATAAGCTTTGAGGGCTACTATGACGACATAGTACAGGCCCTATGGAGGAGGGCTGATGAAATTATTAAGAGCCATGGCGGAGAATATGTGGGGAGTAAGTACTTCGAGGATTGGTTAAGGACCAGGTTTAATGTTGAGGAGGAAATAGAAATGATTAAGATGTACGGCCTGTGGTTTGACACAATCGAGGTCTCAACCATCTGGTCTAGGGTTAATCAATTGTATAGGGACTTCAGGGAATCCCTGCTCAGGGTTAACGGTGTTGTGGGCGTCATGGCCCATATATCGCACCTCTACATCAATGGCGCATGCATATACTTCACGGTACTATTCAAACCTAATGTAAACACCTACTGGGAGCTATGGAGTAGGGCAATGGAGGTTACATTAAGGAATGGCGGATCCATAAGCCATCACCACGGCATTGGTATTGTGAGGTCTAGGTGGCTAGGCCGTGAACTTGGCAATGCACTTAACATACTAAGAACAATAAAGACCGCATTAGATAATAAGGGGGTATTGAACACAAAGAGCAATATGTTCTTTACAACTGAAAGATAA
- a CDS encoding MqnA/MqnD/SBP family protein, giving the protein MSVIRLKYAHSDPLFHYSGLNPIWASNNESIRLILEGKASIGFVPLTYAALNCDALYVIPKFAIYSDGPVISARLFKGLGTGYAAVSDTSVNALAVRRLLNIEIKVIDDPYTALRNFGAVLVIGDDALKMVDAGYPYIIDVGELWKERVGLPLVYAVMVVTRNYNYHELNTVISAIEKSLELFERDPEPVIQYTASRIGVSRELIRQYFGAIRYRVDDRVILGINEELRIFGIGNCLRFLGNKA; this is encoded by the coding sequence ATGAGCGTTATCAGGCTGAAGTACGCCCACTCAGACCCACTCTTCCATTACTCGGGGCTTAACCCGATATGGGCCAGTAATAATGAGTCAATAAGGTTAATACTTGAGGGTAAGGCAAGCATCGGCTTCGTACCACTAACATACGCTGCGCTAAACTGTGATGCACTTTATGTAATTCCCAAATTCGCTATATACAGCGACGGGCCCGTTATATCCGCTAGGTTATTTAAGGGCCTGGGCACTGGGTACGCGGCCGTTAGTGACACGAGCGTCAACGCGTTGGCAGTGAGGAGGTTGTTAAATATTGAGATTAAGGTCATTGATGACCCATACACAGCATTAAGGAATTTCGGTGCGGTGCTCGTTATTGGCGATGACGCCCTGAAAATGGTTGACGCAGGCTACCCATACATAATTGACGTTGGTGAGTTGTGGAAAGAAAGGGTTGGTCTGCCCTTGGTTTATGCAGTCATGGTTGTTACCAGGAATTATAATTATCACGAACTTAACACAGTAATTAGTGCCATTGAGAAGTCCCTTGAATTGTTTGAGAGGGATCCGGAGCCCGTTATTCAGTATACCGCGAGCAGGATTGGCGTGTCTAGGGAATTGATTAGGCAGTACTTCGGCGCGATTAGGTATAGGGTTGATGATAGGGTCATTTTAGGGATTAATGAGGAGTTGAGGATATTCGGTATAGGTAATTGCCTGCGCTTCCTAGGCAATAAAGCTTAA
- a CDS encoding menaquinone biosynthesis family protein produces the protein MELLIGHSPDPDDAFMFYALKKGLVKAPFTVREFLIDIETLNKLAIHGRIDVTAVSTHAMAYIGGKYYILRVGASMGLKYGPVVVGNTAKPELVAVPGTYTTATLLVRLAMPNVKTVEIPFDKIMDAVRAGVVDAGVLIHEGQITYERYGLRKIIDLGEWWYEETKLPTPLGLDVVKASLGIDMAKAVKEALLESIKYAMSHREEALAYAMEFSRGLNMGDTDRFVRMYVNDYTMDMGVDGEKSIKVLLEMGHERGLLPEPQLLFI, from the coding sequence ATGGAATTACTAATTGGACATAGCCCGGACCCGGACGACGCATTCATGTTCTACGCACTGAAGAAAGGCCTGGTCAAGGCGCCTTTCACGGTCAGGGAATTCCTAATTGATATTGAGACGCTGAATAAATTGGCGATTCACGGTAGGATCGACGTCACGGCAGTGAGCACGCATGCCATGGCATACATAGGGGGTAAATACTACATACTTAGGGTTGGCGCATCCATGGGGCTTAAATACGGCCCGGTTGTGGTGGGTAATACCGCAAAGCCCGAGTTGGTTGCGGTGCCTGGCACTTACACCACGGCAACACTACTTGTTAGGCTTGCAATGCCTAATGTAAAGACCGTGGAGATACCCTTCGATAAGATCATGGATGCAGTAAGGGCCGGCGTGGTTGATGCCGGTGTGTTAATACATGAGGGGCAAATAACGTATGAGAGGTATGGGCTTAGGAAGATCATAGACCTAGGTGAGTGGTGGTATGAAGAGACGAAGTTACCAACGCCATTAGGCTTAGACGTCGTTAAGGCGTCTCTGGGCATTGATATGGCTAAGGCGGTTAAGGAGGCGTTGCTGGAGTCAATTAAGTACGCAATGAGCCATAGGGAGGAGGCCCTGGCATACGCCATGGAATTCTCGAGGGGCCTAAACATGGGCGATACTGATAGGTTCGTTAGGATGTATGTAAATGATTACACGATGGACATGGGAGTTGATGGTGAGAAATCAATCAAGGTACTACTTGAGATGGGTCATGAAAGGGGTTTATTACCCGAGCCTCAATTACTATTTATCTAA
- the lysA gene encoding diaminopimelate decarboxylase — MSNCVVGNGISLMELADRFGTPLIVYDLGRVEENYRVIKEATGARVLYSIKANPNLAILTFLRKLGSGADAASPGEIFLALKAGFEPGNILYTGAFRSINDIKYGIDAGVIFNFDSRREFERALSLGYKPKTAFFRVDLGYGRGFAPGVVLAGEESKFGMFLDDAVEAYRLARDVGVGEFGIHAMMGSNVLDADYFIKIAELLKEYAEAIEDRVGIRIRYFDMGGGFGIPYRPDEKPLDLGRLGVLRNFFPGELWVEPGRFIVGNAGYLVTRVTEVKRKGGRTFVGVDVGMNVLIRPMLYGAYHHIITCSNNEEREVVDVVGPICENTDKLAIGRELPRVREGDLLIILNAGAYVYSMSGNYNGRPRPAEVVVYGNEYGIARFRESLESLVAGQVIPSFI, encoded by the coding sequence ATGAGCAATTGCGTTGTTGGTAATGGCATTAGCCTTATGGAGTTAGCGGACAGGTTTGGCACACCGCTCATTGTTTATGACCTTGGTAGGGTTGAGGAGAATTATAGAGTCATTAAGGAGGCCACCGGTGCCAGGGTCTTATACTCGATAAAGGCCAATCCCAACTTGGCAATACTTACCTTCCTGAGGAAGCTTGGTTCGGGCGCGGATGCTGCATCGCCTGGCGAGATATTCCTGGCACTAAAGGCTGGTTTTGAGCCGGGTAATATATTGTACACCGGCGCCTTTCGATCAATTAATGACATTAAGTACGGTATTGACGCCGGCGTTATCTTTAATTTCGACTCGAGGAGGGAGTTTGAGAGGGCTTTATCTCTTGGTTATAAGCCTAAGACCGCGTTCTTCAGGGTTGACCTGGGCTATGGCAGGGGCTTCGCGCCGGGCGTTGTATTGGCTGGTGAGGAGAGTAAGTTCGGCATGTTCTTAGACGATGCCGTAGAGGCTTATAGGCTTGCTAGGGATGTGGGTGTTGGGGAGTTCGGCATACATGCAATGATGGGTAGTAATGTACTTGATGCTGATTACTTCATTAAAATCGCTGAGTTGCTTAAGGAATATGCTGAGGCGATTGAGGACAGGGTTGGCATTAGGATTAGGTACTTCGACATGGGTGGTGGGTTTGGGATCCCGTATAGACCCGATGAGAAGCCTCTTGACTTAGGTAGATTAGGGGTTCTCAGGAATTTCTTCCCAGGTGAGCTGTGGGTTGAGCCGGGTAGGTTCATTGTTGGTAATGCGGGTTACCTGGTCACTAGGGTTACTGAGGTTAAGAGGAAGGGTGGTAGGACCTTTGTTGGTGTTGATGTTGGTATGAATGTCCTCATTAGGCCTATGCTCTACGGTGCCTATCACCACATAATCACGTGTAGTAATAATGAGGAGAGGGAGGTGGTGGACGTTGTTGGGCCCATTTGCGAGAACACGGATAAGTTGGCCATTGGTAGGGAGTTGCCGAGGGTTAGGGAGGGTGATTTACTCATTATCCTCAATGCCGGCGCCTATGTATATTCAATGAGCGGTAATTATAATGGCCGTCCCAGGCCCGCAGAGGTTGTTGTTTATGGGAATGAGTATGGAATAGCCAGGTTTAGGGAGTCCCTGGAGTCCCTAGTGGCTGGGCAGGTTATTCCTAGCTTTATTTAA